In the Advenella kashmirensis WT001 genome, one interval contains:
- a CDS encoding Bug family tripartite tricarboxylate transporter substrate binding protein, protein MKRINIAAWVLSAVAAIYVPAVAAEGFPQKDIQFVIPWNAGGSNDIAARQLQKIVADQSGVSLIVENVPGATGSIGMTKVARAAPDGYMVGMGTSSTLAQISQKLTTLTNDQFVPIARVSVDPLMLLVPTNSGPQDLKAFLAHVKDNPGKVSIGTPGSHNLNHIFAQMTARAAQAPYINVPYTGGAKVIADLAGKQISAAVLKPSESKPQIDAGNVKPIAVFANERLAIMPDVPTFKEMGYDVFPYGPLVQMAYIVAPAKTPEPVRTKLIELFSNAIESDQFKTFADRNGVIISPLKGDGLTREINAVQKTLDSASEKVFNKAEDKK, encoded by the coding sequence ATGAAACGAATAAACATTGCAGCATGGGTGCTGTCGGCGGTCGCCGCGATCTATGTCCCTGCTGTGGCGGCCGAAGGCTTCCCGCAGAAAGATATACAGTTCGTCATTCCATGGAATGCGGGCGGGTCAAATGATATTGCTGCACGACAATTGCAAAAGATCGTTGCCGATCAATCCGGGGTGTCCCTGATTGTGGAGAATGTACCCGGCGCGACGGGTTCAATCGGAATGACCAAAGTTGCCCGGGCGGCACCCGACGGCTACATGGTCGGCATGGGCACAAGTTCGACCCTTGCCCAGATCTCGCAAAAACTGACGACACTGACCAATGATCAATTTGTTCCCATTGCAAGAGTCTCGGTTGATCCCTTGATGCTTCTGGTGCCGACCAACAGCGGGCCGCAGGATCTGAAGGCCTTTCTGGCACACGTAAAGGACAATCCAGGGAAAGTGTCTATCGGCACACCCGGGTCTCATAATTTGAATCACATATTTGCGCAGATGACTGCACGTGCAGCTCAGGCGCCGTACATCAATGTGCCTTATACCGGTGGCGCCAAGGTGATCGCAGATCTTGCCGGTAAGCAGATCTCCGCAGCAGTGCTCAAACCATCAGAGAGCAAGCCGCAGATTGACGCGGGGAACGTTAAGCCGATTGCCGTTTTTGCCAACGAGCGGCTGGCTATCATGCCCGATGTGCCGACGTTCAAGGAAATGGGATATGACGTCTTTCCATACGGACCGCTAGTGCAAATGGCCTATATCGTTGCCCCGGCTAAAACGCCCGAGCCGGTGCGTACGAAGCTGATTGAATTGTTCTCCAATGCAATAGAAAGTGACCAGTTCAAGACTTTTGCCGATCGCAACGGCGTCATCATCAGTCCGCTCAAGGGCGATGGCCTGACCCGGGAAATCAATGCAGTCCAGAAGACGCTGGATAGCGCCAGCGAAAAAGTATTTAACAAAGCGGAAGACAAGAAATGA
- a CDS encoding mandelate racemase/muconate lactonizing enzyme family protein, whose product MSVIKKVTCHVVSAPIARPFTSSRGWLYKTRGSCIVEIETQDGTIGWGECYGPSQVARSFIDTQFAPRIIGRDAFDVEVIWEDLYNRIKDYGAKGMAIAAMSGIDIALWDIIGKICGKPVHKLIGGAFRDTVTAYATGLYFIDMDRLVEEAVEEALEYKHGGFSAIKMKIGLGSPKLDLARVEAVRKAIGDDIRLMVDANHCFTVPAAIRLGRELEKLDVEWFEEPISPEDLDGYVQVTQALDMAVAGGENEYTRWGFRDIVSRKAMDIIQPDICAAGGFSECRKIAALATAHGVECVPMHGGLLLAWLLRCTSSRHCRISLQVSGRCHPFLNSSNAKIRFGIIWLLSPSYCVTARSLSRPNQALASTLTVAFLKNTRFEQHAVYHI is encoded by the coding sequence ATGAGTGTAATCAAAAAGGTAACTTGCCATGTTGTCAGCGCGCCGATCGCACGGCCCTTTACGTCGTCGCGGGGCTGGCTTTATAAAACGCGCGGCTCGTGCATCGTTGAAATAGAAACGCAGGACGGTACGATCGGCTGGGGTGAATGCTATGGCCCCTCGCAGGTCGCACGCAGTTTTATCGATACGCAATTTGCGCCACGTATTATTGGCCGCGATGCGTTTGACGTAGAAGTGATATGGGAAGACCTTTATAACCGAATCAAAGACTATGGCGCCAAAGGCATGGCAATAGCAGCGATGAGCGGTATTGATATCGCGCTTTGGGATATTATCGGTAAAATCTGCGGCAAGCCGGTACACAAGCTGATCGGCGGCGCTTTCCGCGACACGGTGACCGCTTATGCCACTGGACTATATTTTATCGATATGGATCGATTGGTCGAAGAGGCGGTCGAGGAAGCCCTGGAGTATAAGCATGGCGGCTTTTCCGCTATCAAGATGAAAATCGGTCTTGGCTCGCCCAAGCTTGATCTGGCTCGGGTTGAAGCCGTGCGTAAGGCAATTGGCGACGACATCCGGTTGATGGTCGATGCCAACCACTGTTTCACGGTTCCTGCAGCAATCAGGCTGGGAAGAGAACTGGAGAAACTGGACGTGGAATGGTTTGAAGAACCTATTTCTCCAGAAGACCTTGACGGCTATGTTCAGGTGACACAAGCCCTGGATATGGCCGTAGCCGGCGGGGAGAACGAGTACACGCGGTGGGGGTTCCGGGATATTGTCAGTCGCAAGGCAATGGATATCATCCAGCCCGATATATGCGCTGCCGGTGGTTTTAGCGAGTGCAGGAAAATTGCCGCTTTGGCTACCGCCCACGGGGTAGAGTGCGTGCCCATGCATGGGGGTCTGTTATTGGCGTGGCTGCTACGCTGCACTTCATCGCGGCACTGCCGGATCAGCCTCCAAGTTTCAGGCCGATGCCACCCCTTTTTGAATTCGAGCAATGCGAAAATCCGTTTCGGGATCATCTGGCTACTGAGCCCATCGTATTGCGTAACGGCTCGGTCTCTATCCCGACCAAACCAGGCCTTGGCATCGACATTGACCGTAGCATTCTTGAAAAATACGCGGTTTGAACAGCATGCGGTTTATCACATTTGA